In one Gemmatimonadota bacterium genomic region, the following are encoded:
- a CDS encoding isochorismatase family protein, whose protein sequence is MEAISITPATTALVLIDLQRGIAGGTTVPHGASLVVQNAARLAQACRDAGVLVIFVRVDVGPGGILFPRVNSDVPRPAFKTSAGWSDLVPELGAGERDVIVTKHQPNAFFATDLEIHLSRRGIRTIILGGISTNIGVESTARAAQERGYDQIFVEDAMAAREVDLHEFPVRRFFPTIGRVRSTADVVACLSAAAK, encoded by the coding sequence ATGGAAGCCATATCGATAACTCCCGCGACGACAGCGCTCGTCCTCATCGATCTCCAGCGCGGAATCGCCGGCGGCACAACGGTACCGCACGGAGCGTCGCTGGTCGTGCAGAACGCGGCCAGGCTGGCACAGGCCTGTCGCGATGCAGGAGTGCTCGTGATTTTCGTGCGCGTGGACGTGGGTCCCGGTGGCATACTCTTCCCGCGCGTCAACTCCGACGTTCCACGGCCGGCGTTCAAGACTTCAGCGGGCTGGTCGGATCTCGTGCCTGAGCTTGGCGCGGGCGAGCGTGACGTGATCGTCACAAAGCATCAGCCGAACGCATTCTTCGCGACCGATCTTGAAATTCACCTGTCACGCCGCGGCATTCGCACGATCATACTCGGCGGAATCTCCACCAATATCGGTGTAGAGTCCACGGCGCGCGCTGCGCAGGAGCGCGGTTACGATCAGATATTCGTCGAGGATGCAATGGCCGCGCGTGAGGTGGACCTTCACGAGTTTCCGGTCCGTCGTTTCTTCCCGACGATCGGCAGAGTGCGCAGCACCGCGGATGTCGTTGCTTGCCTGAGCGCGGCGGCGAAGTAG
- the fadI gene encoding acetyl-CoA C-acyltransferase FadI, with product MPTFGNGRRVAVVAGVRTPFARSGTVFKGLSAIELGKLCVNELLQRSNLGGTEVEALIFGTVVPNVLAPNIAREVSLMPTLPKGVQAYSVSRACASANQAITDAADQIALGHHDVIIAGGAESLSNVPVLHSRGFADALVAASRAKSLTGRIGALSRIRPRDLVPITPAIAEPTTGETMGESAEKMAKINDISREDQDHFALRSHRLAAAGTADGRLTAEISPVLVPPQYDAVVKTDNGIREDTSYEKLAALKPVFDRRYGSVTAGNSSPLTDGGACVLLMSEAKAKSLGYEPLGYIKSYAYSALDPGEQLLMGPVLAAPVALHRAGLTLADMDLVEMHEAFAAQVLCNLKGFESVEWAHRAGFEHPVGEVDRARLNVMGGSIALGHPFGATGARITTTLLNEMGRRDAQYGLMTVCAAGGLGFAMVLERDV from the coding sequence ATGCCGACCTTTGGAAACGGGCGCCGCGTCGCGGTTGTGGCGGGCGTGAGAACGCCGTTCGCACGCTCCGGCACTGTGTTCAAGGGCCTCTCTGCGATCGAACTCGGCAAGCTGTGCGTGAACGAGCTGCTCCAGCGGTCCAATCTGGGCGGGACCGAGGTCGAAGCGCTGATATTCGGCACGGTTGTTCCAAACGTTCTGGCCCCGAACATTGCGCGCGAAGTCTCGCTGATGCCGACGTTGCCCAAGGGCGTGCAGGCCTACAGTGTGAGCCGCGCTTGCGCGTCGGCGAACCAGGCGATAACCGACGCTGCGGATCAGATAGCGCTGGGCCATCACGACGTGATAATCGCCGGCGGCGCTGAATCGCTCTCCAACGTGCCGGTTCTGCATTCGAGAGGCTTTGCGGATGCTCTGGTCGCGGCGTCGCGCGCCAAATCGCTTACCGGCCGTATCGGTGCACTCTCCCGGATCCGGCCCAGGGATCTGGTTCCCATCACTCCGGCGATCGCGGAGCCAACGACCGGCGAGACGATGGGCGAGAGCGCTGAGAAGATGGCGAAGATCAACGACATATCGCGCGAGGATCAGGATCACTTCGCGCTGCGCTCGCACAGGCTTGCAGCTGCCGGCACCGCCGATGGTAGGCTGACCGCCGAAATCTCGCCCGTGCTGGTGCCGCCGCAGTACGACGCTGTCGTGAAGACCGACAACGGCATACGTGAAGACACATCGTACGAGAAGCTCGCTGCGCTGAAACCTGTCTTCGACAGGCGTTACGGTTCCGTCACCGCCGGCAACTCGTCGCCGCTTACGGATGGCGGTGCCTGCGTCCTTCTCATGAGCGAGGCAAAGGCAAAGTCGCTCGGCTACGAGCCACTCGGCTACATCAAATCGTACGCATACTCCGCGCTCGATCCCGGCGAGCAGCTCTTGATGGGCCCGGTGCTTGCTGCACCTGTTGCGCTGCACCGCGCGGGACTCACACTTGCAGACATGGACCTCGTCGAGATGCACGAGGCATTCGCGGCGCAGGTGCTGTGCAATCTCAAGGGGTTCGAGTCGGTGGAGTGGGCGCATCGCGCCGGCTTCGAGCATCCAGTCGGTGAAGTCGATCGCGCGCGATTGAACGTCATGGGCGGCTCGATCGCGCTCGGCCATCCTTTCGGCGCGACAGGCGCGCGCATAACTACGACGTTGCTGAACGAGATGGGCCGCCGCGATGCGCAGTATGGTCTCATGACGGTTTGCGCAGCCGGCGGCCTTGGCTTCGCGATGGTGCTGGAGCGCGACGTATGA
- a CDS encoding GreA/GreB family elongation factor — translation MIEELKLKLGAEVEKLQHELNVVLPNEIRKAVELGDLRENSEYKAALERQQFVQARLGQLRQRLSKLSQIDVSQIARDAVGLGSEVTVEDEKNGKTEVYSLVFGDGDFEEGHVSMSSPIGRSLVGKKLGETTILRLPTSVRHLKVTAIKTIHDM, via the coding sequence ATGATCGAAGAGCTCAAGCTCAAGCTCGGCGCAGAGGTCGAGAAGCTGCAGCACGAGTTGAACGTTGTATTGCCGAATGAGATCCGTAAGGCCGTCGAGCTCGGCGACCTGCGTGAGAATTCGGAGTACAAGGCCGCCCTCGAGCGTCAGCAATTCGTTCAGGCGCGTCTGGGGCAGCTGCGTCAGCGTCTCTCCAAGTTGTCGCAGATCGATGTCTCACAGATCGCGCGCGATGCCGTCGGACTCGGCTCCGAAGTCACGGTGGAGGACGAGAAGAACGGCAAGACAGAGGTCTACAGCCTCGTCTTTGGCGATGGTGACTTCGAGGAAGGCCACGTGTCGATGTCATCACCGATTGGAAGATCTCTGGTAGGCAAGAAGCTGGGAGAGACGACGATCCTGCGCCTTCCGACCTCGGTGCGGCACCTCAAGGTCACCGCGATAAAGACCATCCACGATATGTAG
- the fadJ gene encoding fatty acid oxidation complex subunit alpha FadJ, with protein sequence MTEPRMNTPVANGRYQAPVTMEIEDGIAILTIDLVGEPVNKITRGMREAFVELFDRIDRDDTVKGAVLISGKPDTFIAGADIEEFTQLRDAEDAERLSRDGQALVEHFEKSRVPFVAAIHGACLGGGLEASLACRWRIATDDPKTILALPEVQLGLIPGAGGTQRLPRLIGARAALDMILTSKNVRAKKALQTGLVDEMVHPAILRRIAIDRARALGDGRLKRASRSRGASGLLLDSNPVGRSVVFRKAREETEKKTHGHFPAALAAIDAVEAGMNRGMPAGLREEARLFGQMAATDVSRQLIFLFFATTALKKDSGLPPGHTAAALNIQKIGIIGSGFMGAGIASVAIQQGTIVRMKDADWPHIGKGLSAISKVLKGRLTRRQITRMQYADTMSLVSGTIDYSGFANVDLVIEAVFEDLDVKHAVLREVEAVVKPEAIFATNTSTLPVTRIAEVSRRPERVLGMHFFSPVDRMPLLEVIVTGRTSDSVTATAVAYGKKLGKTVIVVQDSPGFFVNRILAPYISEAGRLLDEGGSIEAIDKALVDFGFPVGPITLVDEVGLDIAGKVGQIMFDEFGARLSQPESLRSVIDAGRFGRKSKKGFYIYDEAGKKGGVDQSVYEIFAPGRPRAEISEDDIQRRTVYAMLNEAARCLEEGIIRSPRDGDVGGVFGIGFPPFRGGPFRYMDTMGIELFLQQLDDLNVRFPGRFEAAPILLQMARSNARFYPQD encoded by the coding sequence ATGACGGAGCCTCGCATGAACACTCCGGTCGCGAATGGACGGTATCAGGCTCCCGTGACCATGGAAATCGAAGATGGCATCGCGATCCTGACGATCGACCTGGTCGGCGAGCCGGTGAACAAGATCACGCGCGGCATGCGCGAAGCGTTCGTCGAATTGTTCGATCGCATCGACCGCGACGACACGGTGAAGGGCGCAGTCCTGATCAGTGGAAAGCCGGATACTTTCATCGCCGGCGCAGACATCGAAGAGTTCACGCAACTGCGTGATGCGGAGGACGCCGAGCGTCTGAGTCGCGACGGACAGGCACTCGTCGAGCATTTTGAAAAGTCGCGCGTTCCGTTCGTCGCGGCGATTCACGGAGCGTGTCTTGGTGGCGGATTGGAAGCGTCGCTCGCATGCAGATGGCGCATCGCGACCGATGACCCCAAAACGATTCTCGCGTTGCCTGAAGTGCAGCTCGGATTGATTCCCGGTGCAGGCGGCACGCAGCGCCTGCCGCGTCTGATCGGAGCCCGTGCCGCGCTGGACATGATTCTCACGAGCAAGAACGTGCGCGCCAAGAAGGCGTTGCAGACCGGCCTGGTGGATGAGATGGTGCATCCCGCAATCCTGCGTCGCATCGCGATCGATCGAGCCAGAGCGCTGGGTGACGGACGACTCAAGCGCGCGTCGCGCTCGCGCGGCGCGTCCGGACTGCTGCTGGATTCGAATCCGGTCGGCCGCAGCGTCGTGTTCAGGAAGGCGCGCGAGGAGACCGAAAAGAAGACGCACGGCCATTTTCCCGCGGCGCTGGCGGCTATCGATGCTGTCGAAGCCGGAATGAACAGAGGAATGCCGGCTGGTCTGCGCGAGGAGGCGCGACTGTTCGGCCAGATGGCTGCGACTGATGTGTCGAGACAGCTCATCTTCCTCTTCTTCGCCACGACCGCGCTCAAGAAGGACAGTGGACTTCCCCCAGGTCACACCGCCGCCGCACTCAACATCCAGAAGATCGGAATAATCGGCTCCGGGTTCATGGGTGCCGGCATCGCGAGTGTAGCGATTCAGCAGGGAACGATAGTACGAATGAAGGACGCCGATTGGCCACACATCGGCAAGGGTTTGAGCGCGATCAGCAAGGTGCTGAAGGGACGGTTGACCAGACGCCAGATCACGCGCATGCAGTACGCGGATACCATGTCGCTCGTCAGCGGCACGATCGATTATAGCGGCTTTGCGAACGTCGATCTCGTGATCGAGGCTGTATTCGAGGATCTGGACGTGAAGCATGCGGTGCTTCGTGAGGTCGAGGCCGTCGTCAAGCCGGAGGCGATCTTCGCGACCAACACGAGCACCCTCCCCGTGACGCGAATCGCTGAAGTGTCGCGCCGTCCCGAGCGTGTGCTGGGCATGCACTTCTTCTCTCCGGTCGACAGGATGCCGTTGCTGGAAGTGATCGTTACCGGGCGTACGTCGGATTCGGTGACCGCAACGGCTGTCGCATATGGCAAGAAGCTGGGCAAGACGGTCATCGTCGTGCAGGACTCGCCCGGCTTCTTCGTGAACCGGATACTCGCTCCGTACATAAGTGAAGCCGGACGGTTGCTCGACGAGGGCGGCTCGATCGAGGCGATCGACAAGGCACTCGTGGATTTCGGATTTCCGGTAGGGCCCATAACTCTCGTCGATGAGGTGGGGCTCGACATTGCCGGCAAGGTGGGCCAGATCATGTTCGACGAGTTCGGCGCCCGTCTCTCGCAACCGGAATCACTGCGAAGCGTGATCGACGCGGGACGTTTCGGCCGCAAGTCGAAGAAGGGATTCTACATTTACGACGAAGCCGGAAAGAAGGGTGGCGTCGACCAGTCGGTGTACGAGATCTTCGCACCCGGTCGCCCGCGCGCGGAGATCTCCGAAGACGACATTCAGCGTCGCACCGTTTACGCGATGCTCAACGAAGCAGCGCGCTGTCTTGAAGAAGGAATCATCCGCTCACCGCGCGACGGCGACGTCGGTGGGGTATTCGGAATCGGCTTTCCTCCGTTCCGTGGCGGCCCATTCCGTTACATGGACACCATGGGGATCGAGCTGTTCTTGCAGCAATTGGACGACCTGAACGTAAGGTTTCCAGGGCGGTTCGAAGCCGCACCCATCCTGTTGCAGATGGCGCGCTCCAACGCGCGCTTCTACCCGCAGGACTGA
- a CDS encoding M14 family metallopeptidase — MSHTITSTIRGVVAVSIASFGVACAARIDPSRPIYPMPQTRAEASNYNRTSSYGDVMAFINGLRSRNAPLAYGVIGKTTEGRDIPYLIASRPVVRTPEEARKLGRPIVYVNANIHAGEVEGKEALLALVRDLTYQRGPNVLDSLVLIAVPIYNADGNEKFADQAVNRREQNGPELVGTRAQGQGLDLNRDYVKAEAPETRASLAMFDKWDPDVYVDLHTTDGSFHGFALTYSPSLNPASYAPGFAGGLTRDTILPEIRARMHGRGFEVFDYGNFGREDGKAQLTDTVKDGWYTYEHTPRYGTNYYGMRGRVSILSEAFSHDPFKRRVASTYAFVQEILSATARHAAQLEQIRSTAYNVQEANVPIRSRMTTKPFDAPIPFEVLTRTGDSTITQAGVPRGIRRTGRFITQVMPVYDRFEPILEVRHPDAYLVPNDAKIVALLELHGLSVEPFSPGGTGNRLSVFTVDSVITSARPFQGHRETRVTGTWSTPSARDVPAGGYVAVPATGRFGPLAAYLLEPESDDGLVDWNFFDTSIATGKPFPVIRLYK, encoded by the coding sequence ATGAGTCATACCATCACGTCCACCATCCGCGGCGTCGTCGCGGTCAGCATCGCCTCGTTCGGCGTAGCGTGCGCTGCGCGAATCGATCCGTCGCGGCCGATCTACCCGATGCCTCAGACTCGCGCCGAGGCGTCCAATTACAACAGGACGTCCAGTTACGGCGACGTGATGGCGTTCATCAACGGGCTTCGCTCGCGTAACGCACCGCTGGCATACGGAGTGATCGGCAAGACGACGGAGGGACGCGACATCCCGTATCTGATTGCGTCGCGGCCGGTCGTCAGGACGCCAGAAGAAGCCCGCAAGCTCGGTCGCCCGATCGTGTACGTCAACGCGAACATCCACGCCGGCGAGGTTGAGGGCAAGGAAGCACTGCTCGCGCTCGTGCGTGATCTCACGTATCAGCGCGGTCCCAACGTACTCGACTCGCTCGTACTGATTGCCGTACCGATCTACAACGCAGACGGCAATGAGAAGTTCGCCGATCAGGCGGTGAATCGCAGAGAGCAGAATGGACCGGAGCTGGTAGGCACCAGAGCGCAAGGGCAGGGCCTCGATCTCAATCGCGACTACGTGAAGGCGGAAGCACCGGAAACGCGCGCATCGCTCGCGATGTTCGACAAGTGGGATCCGGACGTGTACGTCGATCTCCACACGACCGACGGAAGCTTTCATGGCTTCGCGCTGACGTACTCGCCGTCGTTGAATCCGGCATCGTATGCGCCGGGCTTCGCTGGCGGTCTCACACGCGATACGATCCTCCCCGAGATCCGCGCTCGCATGCACGGCCGCGGCTTCGAGGTGTTCGACTACGGCAACTTCGGTCGCGAAGACGGTAAGGCCCAGCTGACCGACACGGTGAAGGACGGCTGGTACACTTACGAGCACACGCCGCGCTACGGAACCAACTACTACGGAATGCGTGGCCGCGTGTCCATCCTGAGCGAAGCATTTTCGCACGATCCGTTCAAGCGTCGCGTCGCTTCGACCTACGCGTTCGTTCAGGAGATTCTGTCGGCCACAGCGAGACATGCGGCGCAGCTCGAGCAGATCAGATCCACGGCCTACAACGTTCAGGAAGCCAACGTTCCGATCCGTTCCCGGATGACCACCAAGCCGTTCGATGCGCCAATTCCTTTCGAGGTTCTGACGCGCACTGGCGACTCGACGATCACCCAGGCCGGCGTTCCCAGGGGCATACGGCGTACTGGCCGCTTCATCACGCAGGTGATGCCGGTGTACGACCGTTTCGAGCCGATACTGGAGGTGCGTCATCCGGATGCGTATCTGGTCCCGAACGACGCGAAGATCGTGGCGCTCCTGGAGCTCCATGGCCTGAGCGTCGAACCGTTCTCGCCCGGCGGGACGGGCAATCGGCTGTCGGTATTCACAGTCGATTCAGTCATCACGTCGGCACGCCCGTTCCAGGGCCACCGGGAAACTCGTGTGACCGGAACGTGGAGTACGCCATCCGCACGCGACGTTCCCGCCGGCGGATACGTGGCCGTACCGGCAACAGGGCGCTTCGGCCCGCTCGCCGCTTATCTTTTGGAGCCGGAATCCGATGACGGACTCGTCGACTGGAATTTCTTCGACACGTCGATCGCAACCGGCAAACCGTTCCCAGTAATCCGCTTATACAAGTAA
- a CDS encoding C40 family peptidase, with the protein MSVAVLSGALFVSSAGAQTVTITQPKPVPEPRPFQQLSSSIHALRDSIVALSRAQLGIKYKRGAESPSSGFDCSGLVQYVMEHFGAKLPRTSREQALAGKKIERDIASLKPGDLLTFGHGKRISHIGIYIGDGRYVHAPTPGSRVKVETLANTRSSWWKGARRVFAFDDSQNPDSVLN; encoded by the coding sequence ATGAGCGTCGCGGTTCTTTCCGGCGCTCTATTTGTGTCGTCGGCGGGCGCCCAGACTGTGACCATCACGCAGCCAAAGCCTGTTCCGGAGCCCAGGCCATTCCAGCAGCTCAGCAGCTCGATTCACGCGCTCCGGGATTCGATAGTTGCCCTGTCGCGTGCGCAGCTCGGGATCAAGTACAAGCGCGGTGCCGAATCGCCGTCCTCGGGTTTCGATTGCAGTGGGCTCGTACAGTACGTGATGGAACATTTCGGGGCGAAGCTTCCACGGACGTCGCGTGAGCAGGCGCTGGCCGGCAAGAAGATCGAGCGCGACATCGCGTCGCTCAAGCCCGGCGACCTCCTTACTTTTGGCCACGGCAAGCGTATCTCGCACATCGGCATCTATATAGGTGATGGCCGTTACGTGCACGCGCCAACGCCGGGGTCCCGAGTGAAGGTCGAAACCCTGGCAAACACCAGGAGCAGCTGGTGGAAGGGTGCAAGGCGCGTATTCGCCTTCGATGATTCACAGAATCCGGACTCGGTACTGAACTGA
- a CDS encoding DUF1707 domain-containing protein encodes MIRGSYPAALEGAIRRRSDVQVCTGQYPIGYLAPAVMTGTPSSSNGAAIAAATTGPTLSERERVVDLLQLRFADDHLSLDEFERRVAAAYQTRTAAELDDLVADLTPATTLPAVTAAQS; translated from the coding sequence ATGATTCGAGGAAGTTATCCGGCCGCGCTGGAAGGCGCAATCCGACGCCGGTCGGATGTGCAGGTCTGCACCGGGCAATATCCGATTGGCTATCTTGCTCCAGCTGTCATGACTGGCACTCCTTCTTCATCGAATGGTGCGGCGATCGCCGCCGCCACTACCGGACCAACGCTGAGCGAGCGTGAGCGGGTGGTGGATCTGCTGCAGCTTCGATTCGCCGACGACCATCTCTCGCTGGATGAGTTCGAGCGTCGCGTAGCCGCGGCGTACCAGACGAGAACGGCGGCCGAGCTGGACGATCTGGTGGCGGATCTCACGCCGGCAACGACGCTGCCAGCCGTGACAGCGGCGCAGTCATGA